In Electrophorus electricus isolate fEleEle1 chromosome 12, fEleEle1.pri, whole genome shotgun sequence, a single window of DNA contains:
- the pdzd11 gene encoding PDZ domain-containing protein 11 yields MDQKIPYDDYQLPVVFLPSYENPPAWVPPQDRINHPDYNNELTQFLPRTIVLQKPPGAQLGFNIRGGKASQLGIFISKVVPDSDAHRAGLQEGDQVLSVNEVDFQDIEHSKAVEILKTAREILMRVRYFPYNYQRQKERTVH; encoded by the exons ATGGATCAGAAAATTCCCTATGATGACTATCAGCTGCCTGTGGTTTTTCTGCCCTCCTACGAAAATCCCCCCGCGTGGGTTCCTCCACAGGAT AGGATAAACCACCCTGATTATAATAATGAACTCACTCAGTTTCTGCCACGCACTATCGTCCTACAAAAACCTCCCGGAGCTCAACTTGGCTTCAATATCCGGGGTGGAAAGGCTTCCCAGCTTGGGATATTTATTTCCAAG GTGGTGCCAGATTCTGATGCCCACCGAGCAGGACTTCAGGAAGGAGATCAGGTGCTCTCAGTTAACGAGGTGGACTTTCAGGACATAGAGCACTCAAAA GCTGTGGAAATTCTGAAGACCGCCAGGGAGATTTTGATGAGGGTGCGCTACTTCCCATACA ATTAccaaagacagaaggagaggacagtccactag